A genome region from Camelus ferus isolate YT-003-E chromosome 25, BCGSAC_Cfer_1.0, whole genome shotgun sequence includes the following:
- the LOC116659888 gene encoding protein SOGA3-like: protein MYKLSLLLLPGGPGRISILPNVQVRRQQTEGQEPGWPEGRGHSGALSDGLCATLGQPRAFQSWSFLLYAAGRAPGPPGHPSRQLARLPRLAQGHPRPSHDGPPREGPGVRARTPAPPPPPRGFGVGAGAGRSRGAARADAGPRDAAGTGRGGRRRRRAFSFCASAGGSASRRQTHPSSPQRTRGEGTLHSSHISVVGSGICTAGKLRGEKDSHSLLVCP from the exons ATGTACAAgctctccctgctcctgctgcCAGGTGGGCCGGGCAGGATCAGCATCCTTCCCAACGTACAGGTGAGGAGGCAGCAGACCGAGGGCCAGGAACCGGGCTGGCCTGAAGGTCGGGGACACTCAGGTGCCCTGTCCGATGGGCTGTGTGCGACCTTGGGCCAGCCTCGCGCCTTCCAGAGCTGGAGTTTTCTCCTCTACGCCGCCGGGAGGGCGCCGGGCCCCCCAGGGCACCCCTCGCGGCAGCTCGCCCGCCTGCcgcgacttgcccaaggtcacccccgccccagccacgACGGTCCGCCGCGGGAGGGCCCGGGGGTCCGCGCCCGGACCCcggctcccccgcccccgccgcgggGTTTTGGGGTGGGGGCCGGCGCGGGGCGGTCCCGGGGCGCCGCGCGCGCTGACGCCGGGCCCCGCGATGCGGCGGGGACGGGGCGCGGGGGGAGGCGGCGTCGGCGGGCGTTCTCCTTTTGTGCGAGTGCCGGCGGCTCGGCTTCTCGAAG ACAGACACATCCCTCAAGTCCCCAGCGCACCAGAGGAGAAGGAACCTTACACAGTAGTCACATCTCAGTGGTGGGGTCTGGAATCTGTACAGCAGGCAAACTGCGCGGTGAAAAAGATTCTCACAGCCTCCTGGTTTGCCCCTGA